GCCGCCACGGTGGCCGGCGTCGCCAAGGTGCTGAAGGCGGACTCCGCCGACCTCGCCCACCAGCTCCCCGAAGCGGTGGCCCCGCTGGTGGTGGCTCTGGCCTCCGGCTATGGCCACATCCTGGCCCCGGCGACCTCGGCGGGCAAGAACCTGCTCCCCCGCGTGGCGGCCCTGCTGGACGTGGCGGCGGTGTCGGACATCACCGCGGTGGTGTCGGACGATACCTTCGAGCGCCCGGTCTACGCCGGCAACGCCATTGCCACCGTGCGCTCGGCGGACGCGGTGAAGGTGATCACCGTGCGCACCACCGCCTTCGACCCCGTGGCCGCCGAGGGCGGTTCGGCGGCGGTCGAGGACGTGGCCTCGCCCGGGGCCGCGGCCACCGCCCGCTTCGTCGGCCAGGAACTCACCAAGTCCGAACGCCCCGAACTGACCCAGGCCCGCATCGTCGTGTCCGGCGGGCGCGGCATGCAGTCGGGCGACAATTTCAAGCTCCTCGAAGCCCTGGCCGACAAGCTCGGCGCCGCCGTCGGCGCCTCCCGCGCCGCGGTGGACGCCGGCTTCGTGCCCAACGATTACCAGGTCGGACAAACCGGCAAGATCGTGGCGCCCGAGCTGTACATCGCCGTCGGCATCTCCGGTGCCATCCAGCACCTCGCCGGCATGAAGGACAGCAAGGTCATCGTCGCGATCAACAAGGACGAGGAAGCGCCCATCTTCCAGGTGGCCGATTACGGTCTCGTCGCCGACCTCTTCAAGGCGGTGCCGGAGCTGACGGAAGCCCTTGGCTGAAGTGCGAGAGTAACGCCCCCTTAAACTTTCCGATCCACGGGGAAGCTCCATGCCGACGATCAAGAAGATTGGTGTGATTGGTGCGGGCCAGATGGGCAGCGGTATCGCCCATGTCTGTGCCCTGTCCGGCTATGACGTCATCATTTCGGACATCAAGGAAGACGTTCTTCAAAAAGCCCTGGCGGGCATCGCCCGCAACATGGATCGCCAGATCCAGAAAGGGAAATTGAGCGAAGACGCCAAGCAGGCCGCCCTGGCCCGCATTTCCACCGGGACCGATCTCTCCGTCTTCGCCGATGCCGATCTGGTCATCGAAGCCGCGACCGAGAACGAAGCGCTCAAACGCGACATTCTCAAGAAGCTGGTTCCGAACCTGAAGGCGGATGCCCTGATCGCGACCAACACGTCGTCGATCTCCATCACCCGCCTGGCCGCCAGCACCGACCGCCCGTCCAAGTTCCTGGGCATGCACTTCATGAATCCGGTGCCGGTCATGCAGTTGGTCGAACTCATCCGCGGCATCGCCACGGACGAGGAAACCTTCAGCACCATCAAGGAGCTGACGGCGGCCATCGGCAAGACCGCGGCGGTGTCGGAAGACTTCCCCGCCTTCATCGTCAACCGCATCCTGCTGCCGATGATCAACGAGGCCGTCTATACCCTGTACGAGGGCGTGGGCGGGGTCGAGGCCATCGACACGGCGCTCAAGCTGGGTGCCAACCACCCGATGGGGCCGCTGGAGCTGGCCGACTTCATCGGGCTGGACACCTGTCTGGCCGTGATGCAGGTGCTGTACGAGGGTCTGGCCGATTCCAAGTACCGCCCCTGCCCGCTGCTGGTGAAGTACGTCGAGGCCGGCTGGATCGGCCGCAAGGTGGGCCGGGGCTTCTACGACTATTCCAAGAACCCGCCGGTCCCGACCCGCTGACCGGCGCCTGTTTCGTCCCTGCGAGATACCCCCACCGGTTTCAACACGGGTGGGGGTATTTTGTTGTCTCAGAACGCCCAGCACGGGATCTTCCGATGCCTTGGATCGTCGCTTTTGTTTTCGGCGTCTTTCTGGTTTCGACCTATATCCAACAGCAGAATGCGGGCAAGACGCTTGAGGACACAGCCTATTGCCGGATGACGGCATCCGAAATCGCCAACCCGGCCGAGAAAGCCATGGCCATGGCCGATTGCCAGAAGGCTCTCGGCGCCAAGCGGCAGCAGGTCAAAAGCCACCCCTGAGCGCCCGTCCTTATGGTCACCCGCCCGTCCTGACCAGCCCTGCCGGGGGCTGAGGGGCCGCCCCGTCCGCCGCCCCGGCCATCGTGCGCAGGAAGGCCGTCATTTCCGGCGAGTCCCACTCCACCCCGCCTTCCAGCCGCGCCGCCTCCCGCCCCTCGGGGTCGATCAGCAGAGTGGTGGGCAGGCCGCGGGGGCCGAGCGCGGTCATGCTCTCCCCCTTGGGGTCGAGATAGACGCCGAGTTTTGCGATTCCCAGCTTGGCATAGAACGGCACCACCGCCGCCCCGCCGCCGCGGTCGGTGGACAGGGCCACCACCTGGAACCGGTCGCCGCCCAACGCGCCCTGCAGCCGGTCCAGCGACGGCATTTCCTTCACGCACGGGCCGCACCACGTGGCCCACAGGTTCAGCAGAACCACCTTCCCCTTGAACTCCGCCATGGTGCGGGGGCGCCCCTCGCCGTCGGTGAAGGTGAAGGCGGGCAAGGGTTTGGGCGGCACCGTGGGGCGGAAACGGTCCACGCCCGCCCCTTGCGCCGCGGCGGCCTGATGGCCCGTGGGGGCGCCGGTCCCGTCCAGCCATGCGCCGGCCCACACCCAGACGGCAGCCACGGCGCTCACACAAAAGATTGCAGCCACGACCAATCTGCGGATACTCATTTGACCTCGCCTTTCCCGTGCCACAAAAGCCGTGACCGTCGTTCCATGAGCGCCGACCAGACCCCGACGACCCAGCCCGCCAGCAGCCAGATGTGGGGGGGCCGCTTCGCCCGCGGCCCTGCCGCCATCATGGAGAAGATCAACGTCTCCATCGGCTTTGACAAGCGCCTTGCCGATCAGGACATCGCCGGATCGAAGGCCCACGCCGCCATGCTGGCCGCCCAGGGCATCATCACCGCCGACGACGCTCTGGCCATCCGCGATGGCCTGGACCGCGTGAAGCAGGAGATCGACGCCGGCACCTTCCAGTTCAAGACCGAGCTGGAGGACATCCACATGAACGTGGAGGCCCGCCTGACCGAGCTGGTGGGCGATCCCGCCAAGCGGCTGCACACCGCCCGCTCGCGCAACGATCAGGTGGCCACCGATTTCCGCCTGTGGGTGCGCGACGCCGCCGACCGCATGGACGCCGGGCTGACGGCGCTGCAGGCAGCCCTGATCACCCTGGCCGAAGCCCACACCGACACCGTGATGCCGGGCTTCACCCACCTTCAGGCGGCCCAGCCGGTGACCTTCGGCCACCACCTGCTGGCCTATGTGGAGATGTTCGGGCGCGACCGCGGGCGGTTCCGCGATGCCCGCGCCCGGATGAACGAATGCCCGCTGGGGTCCGCCGCCCTGGCCGGCACGCCGTTCCCCATCGACCGCCACGCCACGGCGGCGGCCCTGGGCTTCGACCGCCCGACGGCCAATTCGCTGGACGCGGTGTCCGACCGCGACTTCGCGCTGGAATATCTGGCCGCGGCGGCGATCTGCGCCACCCACCTGTCGCGCTTCGCCGAAGAGATCGTGCTGTGGTGTTCGGACCAGTTCCGCTTCATCCGGCTGTCGGATGCCTTCACCACCGGCAGCTCGATCATGCCGCAGAAGAAGAACCCCGACGCCGCCGAGCTGGTGCGCGCCAAGTCGGGCCGCGTCATCGGCGCGCTGTCCGGTCTTCTGGTGGTGATGAAGGGTCTGCCGCTGGCCTATTCCAAGGACATGCAGGAAGACAAGGAGCCGGTGTTCGAAACCGACGACACCCTGGCCCTGTGCGTGGCGGCCATGGAGGGCATGGTGCGCGACATGACGCCGAACCCGGCGTCCATGCGCGCGGCGGCGGAGCGCGGGTTCCTGACCGCCACCGATCTGGCCGACTGGCTGGTGCGGGTGCTGAAGATGCCGTTCCGCGATGCGCACCACGTGACGGGCCGGGCGGTGAAGGCGGCGGAGGAGCGCGGCACCGGCCTGTCGGACCTGCCGCTCGACGTGCTCCAGGCCATCGAGCCGCGCATCACCGCCGACATCTTCGGCGTGCTGACCGTGGAATCGTCGGTGGCCAGCCGGCTGAGCTTCGGCGGCACGGCACCGGAGCGGGTGCGCGGCGCGGTCCAGGCAGCGAAGGAACGGTTCCTGTGACGATCATCTCCCACCTGACCCACCGCCGCACCATCAGTCTGGCCACGGGCGTTCTTCTGATCGCCTTCGTGCTGGCGCTGGGCGGCTGCGGGAAGAAGCCGCGGACGGTGGACCCGCCCCAGGGCAGCGAGGCCGACCGCTTCCCCCAGACCTACCCCAACCCGGCCACCGACCCCGCGCCGGGGAAGACCGGATCAGGACTGTCGTTCCCATGACCGTGTTCGCATACCGCAACGGCATCCTCCACGCCGAGGATGCCGCCCTGACCGCCATCGCCGACGCGGTGGGCACGCCGTTCTACTGCTACTCCACCGCAGCGCTGCGGGCCAACTGGGCCGCCTTCGCCGGGGCCTTCGCCGGCCAGGACGTGGGCGTGTGCTACGCGGTCAAGGCCAACTCCAACCTGGCCGTCATCCGCACCTTCGCCGAGCAGGGGGCCGGTGCCGACGTGGTGTCGGAGGGGGAAATGCGCCGGGCGCTGGCCGCCGGCGTGCCGCCCGAACGCATCGTGTTCTCCGGTGTGGGCAAGACCCGGGACGAGATGCGCGCGGCGCTCAGCGCCGGCATCTTCCAGTTGAACGTGGAATCCATCCCCGAACTGGAAGCGCTGAGCGAGGTCGCGTCGGGCATGGGGGTGACCGCGGACATCGCGTTCCGCGTCAACCCCGACGTGGACGCCAAGACCCACGCCAAGATCGCCACCGGCAAGAAAGAGAACAAGTTCGGCATCGACTATGACCACGCCCGCGATGTCTACGCGCGGGCGGCGGCGCTGCCGGGTGTGCGCCCGGTGGCGATCGCGGTCCACATCGGGTCGCAGCTGACCGATCTGGCGCCGTTCCGCGCCGCGTTCCTGCGGGTGGCCGACCTGCTGCACGTTCTGCGCACCGACGGGCACGACATCCGCCGGCTGGACCTGGGCGGGGGTCTCGGCATCCGCTACAAGGACGAGGCGCTGCCGTCGCCCGCCGACTATGCCGCCATGGTCACGTCCATCACCGGCAACCTGGGCTGCCATGTGACGCTGGAGCCGGGGCGCACGCTGGTGGGCAATGCCGGGGTGCTGGTGGCCCGCACCATCTATGTGAAGCAGGGGCTGCACCGCCAGTTCCTGATCGTCGATGCGGCGATGAACGACCTGATCCGCCCGGCGCTCTATGATTCCTACCACGGCATCCGCCCGGTGGTGGAGGCGGCATCCGACGCCACCACCGTGCCCATGGACGTGGTGGGGCCGGTGTGCGAAAGCGGCGACACCTTTGCCCTTCAGCGCCCGCTGCCGCCCATGGCGGCGGGGGATCTGGTGGCGTTCGATTCCGCCGGGGCCTATGGCGCCGTCATGTCGTCCGGCTACAACACCCGCCCCCTGATCCCGGAGGTGATGGTCAACGGCGCCGATTTCGCCGTCATCCGCCCCCGCCCGCGGATCGAGGACATCCTGGCCGCCGAACGGATGCCCGGCTGGCTGTGACACCGTGCCCCTGTGAGAAGCCGGTGAGAAGGGCGGTTCCCCGCGGAACCGCCCTTCAATTCTTAGGGAAGCTATGGTTTCCTGAGTGGTAATACCCAAAAACGCGAAGGGAGCCGAACACCATGGAATGGAACGAGGCCTACGCCATCGGGCCGGGTCCGGTGGATCAGGATCACCAGAAACTGTTCCATCTGTTCAACCAGTTTTCCGACGCCCTGGCCACGGGCGACGGCATCGGCGGCGCCCGCCGTTTCCTGGACGAGCTGATGGACTATTCCCGGTATCATTTCCAGCGGGAAGAGGCGCTGATGCGCGGGCTGGATTACCCGGATTACGCCAAGCACAAGCGCATGCACGACGGCTTCGCCGATTTCGTGCGCAAGACCGCCGAAAGCATGGGGGAGACGCCGGATGACGCCGCCTTCCTGCAGAACTATGTAGAGATGTGGCTCTGCGGCCATATTTTGGTCATGGACAAGTGGTTCGGTGAATGGCTGGCCGCCCGCGGGCAGGCCGGCACCGACACGGGCGCCACAGCCTGATCCGCACCGGCTCCCCCGCCGCCGGTCCGGTGGTCGATCAAGTCTGACGCGCGGATGGGAGACGTGGTCATGACGAAGACGCCAGCCCCCCCCACCCCGCCTGCCGAACCGCGCGGCGCGCTGGCCCGCGCCCGCGCGGCGCTGGTGTGGGAGGCGCTGTGGCCCGGCCTGTGGGCCGCGGCGGCGGTCGGCGTGCTGTTCACCGCCGCCGCCCTGTCCGACGTGTTGCCGCGGCTGCCCGGCTGGCTGCATCTGGCCGTGCTGATCCTGTTCGCCGTGGGTTTCGTGGCGGCCCTGGCGCTGGGGCTGCGCCGGGTGCGGCTGCCGGGCCGGGACGAGGCCCGCCGCCGGCTGGAGCGCGACAGCGGCCTGCCCCACCGCCCGCTCAACACCCTGCGCGACCGGCCCAGCGGCGGCGACCCCATGGCCGCCGCCCTGTGGGCGCTGCACCAGGAACGGGTGCGCGCCCGCGTCACCCGCCTGCGCGTGGCCCTGCCCCACCCCAACGTGGCGGCGCGCGACCCGCTGGGGCTGCGCATGGCCGCCTTGCTGCTGCTGTTCGCCGCCGGGGCCGGCACCTGGGGCGGTTGGGAACCGAGGCTGCGGGCCGCGGTGTCGCCACGGCTGGACGGCGGGGCGGTGATCCGCGCCGCGGTGCTGGACCTGTGGATCACCCCGCCGGCCTACACCGGGCAGGCGCCGGTGTTCCTGAAGCCCGACACCCCCGGCCCGGTGACGGTGCCGGCCGGGTCCAAGCTGCTCGCACGGGTCGCCGGGGGGCTGGGCACCCCGTCCCTGACCATCGACGGGGCGGCGGACGGCGGCAGCCGGCCCTTTGCCGCCGTGGACGGCGACACCCACCAGATCGAACGGGAACTGGCCGCCGGCACCCGCCTGACGGTCACCCAGGGCGGGCGCACGCTGGGAAGCTGGCCGCTGGCCGTGGTGCCCGACGCGGCCCCCATCATCGCCTTCGTCACCCCGCCCGCGGCCACCGAACGGGGCATGATGCGGGTGGAGTTCGCCGCCCGCGACGATCACGGGCTGGCCAAGGCCGGCGTTCTGGTGACGCTGCAGGACCGTGCCGGCGAACCGGCGGTGGAACTGCCCCTGCCGCTGGGCGGATCGGCGCCCAAGGAGGCCCACGCGGCCAGCACCCACGACCTGACCGCCCACCCGTGGGCCGGGCTGCCGGTGTGGGTGCAGTTGGTGGCGACCGACGGGGCGGGCCAGATCGGCCTGTCCGACACCATGGATTTCGTCTTGCCCGAGCGGGAATTCCGTCATCCCGTGGCCCGCGCCATCATCGAGCAGCGCCGCATCCTGACCCGCAGCCCCGCCACCCAGCGGGAGCCGGTGGCCAACGCCCTGTCGGAGATCTCGGCCACCCCCGGCACCTACAACGGCGACATCGTGGTGTTCCTGTCCCTGCGGGCGGCGGTGGCGCGGCTGGTGTTCGACGACACGGCGGACGCCATCCCGGCGTTGCAGACGCTGTTGTGGGAAATCGCGGTGCGCATCGAGGACGGCGGGCTGTCGCTGGCCCAGCGCGACGTGCGCGATGCCCAGAACCGGCTGGCCGAGGCGCTGGACCGCAACGCGTCCGATGCCGAGCTGCGGCAGTTGATGGACGAGTTGCAGCAGGCCATGGACCGGCTGATGCAGGCCATGGAACAGAACCTGCGCCAGGCGCTGGAGCGCGGCGAAAAGATCCCCGAGGTGCCGCCGGAACTGGCGCAGCAGATGATGGATGCCGGCGACCTGCAGCGCATGATGGACCAGATGCGGTCCCTGGCCGAGACCGGGGCGCGGGACGCGGCGCGGCAGATGCTGTCCCAGCTTCAGCAGATGATGGAGTCCATGCAGATGGGCGCCATGCAGCCGCCATCGGGCCAGAACGAGGCGCTGAACGCCATGCGCCAGCTTCAGGATCTGGCCAAGCAGCAGCAGGGCCTGCTGGACCAGACCTTCCGCCAGTCGCAGGAGGGGATGGACGGCGGCGCCAACCCGTCGGCGTCGGGCATGCCCGCACCGGGCGGCCAGAGCCAGGGCGGCCAATCCCCCCGCACCCGCGGTGCCGGGCGCCAGGGCAACAGCGCCAGCCCCCTGATGCAGAAGCAGGCCGAACAGCAGGAACAGCTCCGCCGCCAGTTGGGCGAGGTGATGCGCCAGTTGGGCGAGCAGGCGGGCGACATCCCCGCCCCCCTTGGCCGCGCCGAACGCGCCATGCGCGATGCCCGCGAGGCGCTGCAGCGCGGCCAGCCCGGCGGCGCCGTGCAGCCCCAGACCGAGGCCATGGACAACATTCAGCAGGGGCTTCAGACGCTGGCCGAGCAGATGATGCAGCAGATGATGGCGTCCCCCGGCATGGGGATGGCCCGCCAGCCGATGAACCGCATGGGCCAGGGCCGCGACCCGCTGGGCCGCCGCTCCAACAGCATGGGCCAGGGCCTGGGCGAGGATGTGAAGGTGCCGACCGAGGCCGAGGTCCAGCGCGCCCGCGAGATCCTGGACGAGTTGCGCCGCCGCTCCGGCCAGTTCAGCCGCCCGCAGCCGGAACGCGAGTACATCGACCGGCTGTTGCGGCCGTTTTAAGACGTTCCTTTGCGGAATGCCGGCACGGATGCTTGAACCCGTCCGCGCGCGGCGTCACTTATCCCAGACGCACACCCGCACGAGACGAGAGACGACCCCGATGGACCACGGCAGCCCCCGCGCGATTCTGCTGAAGGATTACACCCCGCCCGCCTACCGCATCGACACGGTGGACCTGCGCTTCGATCTGCGGGACGACGCGGCGGAAGTGCGGGCGGTTCTGGTCATGCACCGCAACCCGGACCATCCCGGCGGTCCCCAGCCGCTGGTGCTGGACGGGCAGCGGATGGAGTTGGTGTCGGTGGCCCTGGACGGCACTCCGCTGGGGCCGGACGCCTATGTGCTGACCGCCAACGACCTGACCATCGCCCAGGTGCCGGACCGCTTCACCCTGGAAACCGTGGTGCGGATCAAGCCGCAGGAGAACACGGCGCTGGAGGGGCTCTACATGTCCTCCGGCACCTACTGCACCCAGTGCGAGGCGGAGGGGTTCCGCCGCATCACCTATTTCATCGACCGTCCCGACGTGATGGCCCGCTACACCACCACCATCGAGGCCGACGCCCAGCGCTTCCCCGTGCTGCTGTCCAACGGCAATCTGGTGGACCGGGGCACAGCGGACAGCGGGCGCCACTGGGCGCGGTGGGAGGATCCCTTCCCCAAGCCCTGCTATCTGTTCGCGCTGGTGGCCGGGGCGCTGGTGTGCGTGGAGGACAGCTTCCGCACCGCCTCGGGCCGTGACGTTGCACTGAAGATCTATGTGGAGCCGGGGAACGAGGACAAGGTGGGGCACGCCATGACCTCGCTCAAGAAATCCATGGCGTGGGACGAGGCGGTGTTTGGTCTGGAATACGACCTGGACATCTTCAACATCGTCGCCGTCGGCGATTTCAACATGGGGGCGATGGAAAACAAGTCGCTCAACGTCTTCAACACCAAATACGTGCTGGCGAAGCCGGAAACCGCCACCGACGGTGATTTCCTCGGCATCGAATCGGTGGTGGCGCACGAGTATTTCCACAACTGGACCGGCAACCGCGTCACCTGCCGCGACTGGTTCCAGCTTTCCCTGAAGGAAGGGTTGACCGTCTTCCGCGACCAGGAATTCAGCGCCGACATGAATTCCCGCGGCGTGAAGCGCATCGGCGACGTGCAGGGGCTGCGCACCGTGCAGTTCACCGAGGACGCGGGCGCCATGGCCCACCCGGTGCGCCCGGATTCGTACGTGGAGATCAACAACTTCTACACCCCCACCGTCTACAGCAAGGGGGCCGAGGTCATCCGCATGATGCACACCCTTCTGGGCAAGGAGGGGTTCCGCCGCGGCATGGATCTGTATTTCCAGCGCCACGACGGGCAGGCGGTGACCTGCGACGATTTCGCCGCCGCCATGGCCGACGCCGGTGGCATCGACCTGACCCGGTTCAAGCTGTGGTATTCCCAGGCCGGCACGCCGGTTGTGGACGCAACCGGCAGTTATGATGCCGCCGCCGGCACCTACCGCCTG
This DNA window, taken from Azospirillum fermentarium, encodes the following:
- a CDS encoding electron transfer flavoprotein subunit alpha/FixB family protein yields the protein MTILVVAEHDGASLKPATLNAVSAAAKIGGDIHVLVAGQGVGPAAAAAATVAGVAKVLKADSADLAHQLPEAVAPLVVALASGYGHILAPATSAGKNLLPRVAALLDVAAVSDITAVVSDDTFERPVYAGNAIATVRSADAVKVITVRTTAFDPVAAEGGSAAVEDVASPGAAATARFVGQELTKSERPELTQARIVVSGGRGMQSGDNFKLLEALADKLGAAVGASRAAVDAGFVPNDYQVGQTGKIVAPELYIAVGISGAIQHLAGMKDSKVIVAINKDEEAPIFQVADYGLVADLFKAVPELTEALG
- a CDS encoding 3-hydroxybutyryl-CoA dehydrogenase, which codes for MPTIKKIGVIGAGQMGSGIAHVCALSGYDVIISDIKEDVLQKALAGIARNMDRQIQKGKLSEDAKQAALARISTGTDLSVFADADLVIEAATENEALKRDILKKLVPNLKADALIATNTSSISITRLAASTDRPSKFLGMHFMNPVPVMQLVELIRGIATDEETFSTIKELTAAIGKTAAVSEDFPAFIVNRILLPMINEAVYTLYEGVGGVEAIDTALKLGANHPMGPLELADFIGLDTCLAVMQVLYEGLADSKYRPCPLLVKYVEAGWIGRKVGRGFYDYSKNPPVPTR
- a CDS encoding TlpA family protein disulfide reductase yields the protein MSAVAAVWVWAGAWLDGTGAPTGHQAAAAQGAGVDRFRPTVPPKPLPAFTFTDGEGRPRTMAEFKGKVVLLNLWATWCGPCVKEMPSLDRLQGALGGDRFQVVALSTDRGGGAAVVPFYAKLGIAKLGVYLDPKGESMTALGPRGLPTTLLIDPEGREAARLEGGVEWDSPEMTAFLRTMAGAADGAAPQPPAGLVRTGG
- the argH gene encoding argininosuccinate lyase: MSADQTPTTQPASSQMWGGRFARGPAAIMEKINVSIGFDKRLADQDIAGSKAHAAMLAAQGIITADDALAIRDGLDRVKQEIDAGTFQFKTELEDIHMNVEARLTELVGDPAKRLHTARSRNDQVATDFRLWVRDAADRMDAGLTALQAALITLAEAHTDTVMPGFTHLQAAQPVTFGHHLLAYVEMFGRDRGRFRDARARMNECPLGSAALAGTPFPIDRHATAAALGFDRPTANSLDAVSDRDFALEYLAAAAICATHLSRFAEEIVLWCSDQFRFIRLSDAFTTGSSIMPQKKNPDAAELVRAKSGRVIGALSGLLVVMKGLPLAYSKDMQEDKEPVFETDDTLALCVAAMEGMVRDMTPNPASMRAAAERGFLTATDLADWLVRVLKMPFRDAHHVTGRAVKAAEERGTGLSDLPLDVLQAIEPRITADIFGVLTVESSVASRLSFGGTAPERVRGAVQAAKERFL
- the lysA gene encoding diaminopimelate decarboxylase, whose translation is MTVFAYRNGILHAEDAALTAIADAVGTPFYCYSTAALRANWAAFAGAFAGQDVGVCYAVKANSNLAVIRTFAEQGAGADVVSEGEMRRALAAGVPPERIVFSGVGKTRDEMRAALSAGIFQLNVESIPELEALSEVASGMGVTADIAFRVNPDVDAKTHAKIATGKKENKFGIDYDHARDVYARAAALPGVRPVAIAVHIGSQLTDLAPFRAAFLRVADLLHVLRTDGHDIRRLDLGGGLGIRYKDEALPSPADYAAMVTSITGNLGCHVTLEPGRTLVGNAGVLVARTIYVKQGLHRQFLIVDAAMNDLIRPALYDSYHGIRPVVEAASDATTVPMDVVGPVCESGDTFALQRPLPPMAAGDLVAFDSAGAYGAVMSSGYNTRPLIPEVMVNGADFAVIRPRPRIEDILAAERMPGWL
- a CDS encoding bacteriohemerythrin translates to MEWNEAYAIGPGPVDQDHQKLFHLFNQFSDALATGDGIGGARRFLDELMDYSRYHFQREEALMRGLDYPDYAKHKRMHDGFADFVRKTAESMGETPDDAAFLQNYVEMWLCGHILVMDKWFGEWLAARGQAGTDTGATA
- a CDS encoding TIGR02302 family protein translates to MTKTPAPPTPPAEPRGALARARAALVWEALWPGLWAAAAVGVLFTAAALSDVLPRLPGWLHLAVLILFAVGFVAALALGLRRVRLPGRDEARRRLERDSGLPHRPLNTLRDRPSGGDPMAAALWALHQERVRARVTRLRVALPHPNVAARDPLGLRMAALLLLFAAGAGTWGGWEPRLRAAVSPRLDGGAVIRAAVLDLWITPPAYTGQAPVFLKPDTPGPVTVPAGSKLLARVAGGLGTPSLTIDGAADGGSRPFAAVDGDTHQIERELAAGTRLTVTQGGRTLGSWPLAVVPDAAPIIAFVTPPAATERGMMRVEFAARDDHGLAKAGVLVTLQDRAGEPAVELPLPLGGSAPKEAHAASTHDLTAHPWAGLPVWVQLVATDGAGQIGLSDTMDFVLPEREFRHPVARAIIEQRRILTRSPATQREPVANALSEISATPGTYNGDIVVFLSLRAAVARLVFDDTADAIPALQTLLWEIAVRIEDGGLSLAQRDVRDAQNRLAEALDRNASDAELRQLMDELQQAMDRLMQAMEQNLRQALERGEKIPEVPPELAQQMMDAGDLQRMMDQMRSLAETGARDAARQMLSQLQQMMESMQMGAMQPPSGQNEALNAMRQLQDLAKQQQGLLDQTFRQSQEGMDGGANPSASGMPAPGGQSQGGQSPRTRGAGRQGNSASPLMQKQAEQQEQLRRQLGEVMRQLGEQAGDIPAPLGRAERAMRDAREALQRGQPGGAVQPQTEAMDNIQQGLQTLAEQMMQQMMASPGMGMARQPMNRMGQGRDPLGRRSNSMGQGLGEDVKVPTEAEVQRAREILDELRRRSGQFSRPQPEREYIDRLLRPF
- the pepN gene encoding aminopeptidase N; this encodes MDHGSPRAILLKDYTPPAYRIDTVDLRFDLRDDAAEVRAVLVMHRNPDHPGGPQPLVLDGQRMELVSVALDGTPLGPDAYVLTANDLTIAQVPDRFTLETVVRIKPQENTALEGLYMSSGTYCTQCEAEGFRRITYFIDRPDVMARYTTTIEADAQRFPVLLSNGNLVDRGTADSGRHWARWEDPFPKPCYLFALVAGALVCVEDSFRTASGRDVALKIYVEPGNEDKVGHAMTSLKKSMAWDEAVFGLEYDLDIFNIVAVGDFNMGAMENKSLNVFNTKYVLAKPETATDGDFLGIESVVAHEYFHNWTGNRVTCRDWFQLSLKEGLTVFRDQEFSADMNSRGVKRIGDVQGLRTVQFTEDAGAMAHPVRPDSYVEINNFYTPTVYSKGAEVIRMMHTLLGKEGFRRGMDLYFQRHDGQAVTCDDFAAAMADAGGIDLTRFKLWYSQAGTPVVDATGSYDAAAGTYRLTLRQTVPPTPRQPTKEPMVIPVVTALLGPDGAALPLRLEGEAEAAGTERVLVLDRAEQVFTFTGITARPVPSLLRGFSAPVTLRTDLTSADLTFLMAHDSDPFNRWEAGQTLATQLLLRLVEDVQAGRPLSLPQSFIDAVAAVLADAPSDPAFGAQALVLPSESYLGTRMAVIDPDAIHTAREFARRTLARALKNRWLATYRAHSVDDGAFSVDAAAIGRRALKNICLAYLMADPDDGEALGLCLGQFHGARAMTDVIAALQFLAASPAPERADAIAAFYERWKDEPLVVDKWFMVQATAPRGDALAVVRGLLDHPAFSIRNPNKVYALIGAFPGGNPVAFHDRGGAGYAFLADQILRIDPMNPQVAARLMGPFSRLKRYDAERQAQMIAQLERIIATPGLSPDVFEVASKSLEAAQKG